The DNA window CTCGAGGCGGTCGACACCGAGCCGGGTTTCTACGACGAGCTGGCGCAGTACGTGGTCGCCGCGATGGGCGAACTGTGGCCGGAGTCGGAGTACACGCACACCGCCACCGACGCACGGCGCCCGCCCGCGGCGCTGCGCGACGAACTGCCGGCGCGCCCGCTCGGCCTCGCGTTGGTCGACGACGCCGCGGCGTCGAGCGCCTGAGCGGCGGATCGGCCTCCGGCGCCCCCGCTCGGCGCGAGTGCATCCTCGCCGCCGGCGGAGGCGCCGGAGTCGCGGGCCGCGAGCCCGGCCGAGACGGGCAGGAACCGCAACCGGCGAACCGCAGCGCATGGGCCGACCCGGAGCGCGACAAGCTCCCGCCGCCGATGTGTCCGCGGCCGCCGGTTTTGGCTCACGGCCGGAGCGGGCGCCGCGGGCGCACGCGCGTGCGGCCCGCCGAGCGCGTCATCCGCCGGACGCCACCAGCGCGGTGACGCGGCCGGGCGTCGCGTCCGCCTCGGCGTCGCCGCACGCGCGGACGCAGTTTCGCCCCGCGCGCTTGGCGGCGTACAGCGCGCGGTCGGCGCAGTCGAGCCAGTCGTTTTCGTGCGCGAGGTCGAGCGGCGGCGCGGATGCGACTCCGACGCTCACGGTGACGGGAATCGGTCGCCCCTCGTAGGTCACGCGCATCGACTCGACGGCCGCGCGCAGCCGCTCGGCGAACAACCGAGCGCCGCGCGCGTCGATCCCCCGCGCGATGACCGCGAACTCCTCGCCGCCGTAGCGCGCGAACAGGTCCTCGCAGCGAATGCGTTGCGCGATGCACAGGGCGAACTGCTGCAGCACGTGGTCGCCGGCCGGGTGGCCGAACCGGTCGTTGATCGCCTTGAAGTGGTCGATGTCGAACAGCAGCAACGACAGCGCGGTACCGTGGCGCGTCGCGAACCGCGCCTCCGCGCGCAGGTGCTCGGCGAAGTGGGCCCGATTGTACGCACCGGTGAGCGGATCGCGAGTCGCCGAATGGAGCAGCCGGTCGTGGAACGAGTTTTCGAGCGCCGACATGCGCACGAACTTGACGACCGTCTGCAGGCCGATGTGGAGGCAGTCGCCGTCGCGCAGCCGGCACGTGCGCACGCGCCGTCCGTTGTAGAACAGGCCGTTGCGGCTGCCGAGGTCCTCGACCTCGAGCGCGCCGGGTACCGACCGCAGGACGCAGTGACGGCGCGACACGGTCTCGTCCGGCAGGTGCAGGTCGGCCGCCGAGCTGCGGCCGACGACCCATTCGCGTCCCTCGGGCAGTCGCCACTTGGTGCCCAGCAGCGGGCCGCGGATGACGACCGCGTACGGCGCGCAGCTGTGCGCGGCCGCCAGCTCGGCGGGGAGGTCGCCCGCGAGGGTCATGTCGTCGTCGTGCGCCATTCGCGATCCCGAGTCGGTCGCATCCGCTCCGGCTTGACCGCGGTCGGTCCGGTTTTGCGGGCCGAGCGACGCAACGTGTTGGAATCACGCCCATGGCGTCCGTTGTCGGCGGGCGGCCGGCCGGTCCGCGGGCCAGCCGCCCGCGCCCGTGGGTCACGCGGTCTCGTCGGCGCCGGCCTCGCTGGCGTCCGGCGGCAGCGCGGCCTCGCCGGCATCCGGCGGCAGCGCGGCCTCGCCGGCGTGGGGCCGCGGCGCGGTCTGGCCGGCGTCCGGCGTCCGCGCGGCCCGTCCGGCGTCCGGCGTCCGCGCGGCCCGGCGGGCGTCCGGCGGCAGCGCGGCCTCGCCCGCGCCGGTGTGGCCGGCGCCGGTCTCGCCGGCGTCCGGCCGGCGCCACGACTCCGCGTTGCGCAGCGGCCGCGGCCCGACCGTGTCGCGCCCGAGCCGCCGCTGGCGCTCCCGCAGCACGTCGAACAGCTCCCGCGCGAACCGCGGCGTGTCGATGCCGTCGTGCGGCCAGATCGCTTCGACGAGTCGCGATCGCGACTGGGCGACCAACGTGATGGACCGGGTGGCGTCCGACCGCCGCACCTCGACGCACTGCAGCGCCACCAGCGCGACGCGGTCGCGGGCCGTACGCATGCCCCACACCGAGCGCTCGACCTCAA is part of the Deltaproteobacteria bacterium genome and encodes:
- a CDS encoding GGDEF domain-containing protein, which codes for MAHDDDMTLAGDLPAELAAAHSCAPYAVVIRGPLLGTKWRLPEGREWVVGRSSAADLHLPDETVSRRHCVLRSVPGALEVEDLGSRNGLFYNGRRVRTCRLRDGDCLHIGLQTVVKFVRMSALENSFHDRLLHSATRDPLTGAYNRAHFAEHLRAEARFATRHGTALSLLLFDIDHFKAINDRFGHPAGDHVLQQFALCIAQRIRCEDLFARYGGEEFAVIARGIDARGARLFAERLRAAVESMRVTYEGRPIPVTVSVGVASAPPLDLAHENDWLDCADRALYAAKRAGRNCVRACGDAEADATPGRVTALVASGG